The following are from one region of the Thermoproteus uzoniensis 768-20 genome:
- a CDS encoding geranylgeranylglyceryl/heptaprenylglyceryl phosphate synthase translates to MKVLEYISEGVKHFTLLDPDKSVDYLKIAKTALDAGTDGLLVGGSLGIPSEELDEVVKDLKSVAHVPVVLFPGTICQITPRADAILFLSVLNSQDPYFIVGAQLQGAVILAKHYPQLEVISTAYLLVGDGGAAGYISSARPIPLRRPDIAVAYALAARYMGFNAVYLEAGSGAPEPVPTAMVRAVRKYLDRVLIVGGGIRSGKAAEEIARERPNVIVTGTIAEEQPEKLGEIVRSIRSAVKP, encoded by the coding sequence ATGAAGGTCCTTGAATACATATCGGAGGGGGTTAAGCACTTCACGCTTCTCGACCCCGACAAATCCGTCGACTACCTCAAGATAGCCAAGACGGCGTTGGACGCCGGGACTGACGGCCTCCTCGTCGGAGGCTCTCTGGGCATCCCATCGGAGGAGCTCGACGAGGTTGTGAAGGACCTGAAATCCGTTGCGCACGTCCCGGTGGTTCTATTCCCGGGCACCATATGCCAGATCACGCCGAGGGCCGACGCGATACTGTTCCTAAGCGTACTGAACTCGCAGGATCCGTACTTCATAGTAGGCGCCCAACTACAAGGCGCCGTCATACTCGCAAAGCATTACCCTCAGCTGGAGGTCATATCCACCGCATACCTGCTGGTCGGCGACGGCGGGGCGGCGGGATATATAAGCTCGGCTCGCCCCATCCCGCTGAGAAGGCCGGACATAGCGGTCGCCTACGCGCTCGCCGCGAGGTATATGGGGTTCAACGCCGTGTATCTAGAGGCCGGTAGCGGCGCGCCCGAGCCCGTCCCTACAGCCATGGTGAGGGCTGTCAGGAAGTACCTAGACAGAGTATTGATAGTCGGCGGCGGCATAAGGTCCGGCAAAGCCGCTGAGGAGATAGCGCGGGAGAGGCCCAACGTCATAGTGACGGGCACAATAGCCGAAGAACAGCCGGAAAAACTGGGCGAAATAGTGCGCTCCATAAGAAGCGCCGTAAAGCCTTAA
- a CDS encoding inositol monophosphatase family protein, which produces MLGRLEAIAAKASWILWSHFKDGRGIEVVARRGDDVTRAVDAQMEEYIYTALRGAFEGGVLIAEEGGIYRWGDERYVFVLDPLDGSLNYSLGIPVFTISIAAGRNRTGKLDDLEYAVLAVPSTGEIYSLGPGSPPSKNGAPLKRAETAANVAFVAMGESVPHEVYSLISSMGLKGRSLGCSSYELLLTGLGAAVGFADLRGKLRVLDVAAALLIGRALGMEYIILGDYSLEARGISLLAGTREFVDGLGRGLGRRG; this is translated from the coding sequence GTGCTCGGAAGGCTTGAGGCCATAGCGGCCAAGGCCTCTTGGATCTTGTGGAGCCACTTCAAGGACGGCAGAGGGATAGAGGTCGTGGCCCGCCGAGGCGACGACGTGACGAGGGCCGTGGACGCCCAGATGGAGGAGTACATATACACGGCGTTGCGGGGGGCCTTCGAGGGCGGGGTCCTCATAGCGGAGGAGGGCGGGATCTACAGATGGGGCGACGAGCGCTACGTCTTTGTGCTAGACCCCCTCGACGGCTCTCTAAACTACTCCCTCGGGATCCCCGTATTCACGATCTCGATAGCGGCGGGCCGCAACCGCACAGGGAAGCTCGACGACTTGGAGTATGCCGTGTTGGCGGTTCCGTCCACCGGCGAGATATACTCTCTGGGGCCTGGATCGCCGCCGTCTAAAAACGGCGCACCTCTTAAGAGGGCTGAGACCGCGGCGAACGTGGCCTTCGTCGCCATGGGAGAGTCCGTGCCTCACGAGGTCTACTCGCTCATATCGTCAATGGGCCTCAAGGGGCGTAGCCTTGGATGCTCCAGCTACGAGCTCCTCCTGACAGGCCTCGGCGCCGCCGTGGGGTTCGCGGATCTAAGAGGCAAGCTGAGGGTGCTCGACGTGGCGGCGGCGTTGCTGATCGGCAGAGCTCTCGGCATGGAGTACATAATACTAGGAGATTACTCGCTGGAGGCGCGGGGGATATCTTTATTGGCAGGCACGAGGGAGTTCGTAGATGGGCTCGGCAGAGGCCTTGGAAGAAGGGGCTAG
- a CDS encoding SWIM zinc finger family protein, with product MGSAEALEEGARRFLLDLSGTLGVRLSKILDLYFSVEPRRARILEIVEERGKVLGVRMAVESSSRRGVWHYVSVGPYGAKCTCEANTIKGLICRHIIIALITWNMVSLIKTGQGVDIGSLGWLKKQPTED from the coding sequence ATGGGCTCGGCAGAGGCCTTGGAAGAAGGGGCTAGGCGCTTCCTTCTCGACCTCTCGGGAACCTTAGGCGTAAGGCTCTCTAAGATACTCGATCTCTACTTCTCGGTAGAGCCGAGGCGCGCCCGGATATTGGAGATCGTCGAGGAGAGGGGTAAGGTATTGGGCGTCCGCATGGCCGTCGAGTCCAGCAGCAGAAGAGGCGTGTGGCACTACGTCTCGGTGGGCCCCTACGGCGCTAAGTGCACTTGCGAGGCCAACACCATCAAGGGCCTTATATGCCGGCATATAATAATCGCGCTGATAACTTGGAACATGGTATCCCTCATAAAGACAGGACAGGGCGTGGATATAGGCTCGTTGGGCTGGCTCAAAAAACAACCTACAGAGGACTAA
- a CDS encoding NAD(P)/FAD-dependent oxidoreductase produces the protein MRVAVIGAGPAGLSLASRIDADVYEEHSEVGLPRHCTSLVSGRSAEEVGIPPDTVLNKYNELLVTDLQGHWIWFKVRDGVYLLDRPGLERRLSEGVPSLKLGVRVEAIRGQYVYTSAGRRGPYDYVAIAEGAVRRFSHIYGEVTRLPGLQVDVKSDIGLSGITVVYNKKLSEAYFSWIVEIDRGVYRVGLADRCCVVDKLRKLVKMVGGTPVGKPFGGGVLAGPPLKRLVYGNVALLGDAAGLTKPLSGGGIILAIKSGASFGEALRTGDPSAYEYSMRPTILRLSAARAVYELMYVKGFVHEALRIFHGSEFLAIDYDDHVKTLALAMATSRKAPRALVGALRLLISRGAGGPST, from the coding sequence GTGCGCGTCGCTGTAATCGGCGCGGGACCCGCGGGTTTATCCCTGGCCTCGCGGATCGACGCGGACGTCTACGAGGAGCACTCTGAGGTAGGGCTCCCGCGCCACTGCACCAGCCTGGTCAGCGGACGATCTGCCGAGGAGGTCGGCATACCGCCCGATACGGTTTTGAACAAATACAACGAACTTCTGGTGACGGATCTACAAGGACACTGGATATGGTTCAAGGTGAGAGACGGCGTCTACCTCCTCGATAGGCCGGGGCTAGAGAGGCGGCTCTCTGAGGGCGTCCCCTCGCTGAAGCTCGGCGTGAGGGTGGAGGCGATAAGGGGCCAATATGTATACACGTCGGCTGGCAGGCGCGGGCCTTACGACTACGTAGCTATAGCTGAGGGGGCTGTCAGGAGGTTCTCGCATATTTACGGCGAGGTCACCAGATTGCCCGGCCTCCAGGTAGACGTGAAGAGCGACATAGGCCTCTCGGGTATAACCGTCGTGTATAACAAGAAGCTCTCGGAGGCCTACTTCTCTTGGATAGTCGAGATAGACAGAGGCGTATATAGGGTAGGGCTCGCAGACAGATGTTGCGTAGTGGACAAGCTACGCAAGTTAGTGAAGATGGTCGGAGGCACGCCTGTCGGCAAGCCTTTCGGCGGCGGCGTGTTGGCCGGACCTCCTCTCAAGAGGCTCGTCTACGGCAACGTCGCGCTTCTAGGCGATGCGGCCGGCCTAACTAAACCGTTAAGCGGCGGCGGCATAATACTCGCTATAAAGAGCGGGGCGTCTTTCGGCGAGGCGTTGAGGACGGGGGACCCTTCGGCGTATGAGTACTCTATGCGGCCCACTATCTTGAGGCTCTCGGCGGCCAGGGCCGTCTACGAGCTTATGTATGTCAAGGGATTTGTTCACGAGGCCTTAAGGATATTCCACGGCTCCGAGTTCTTGGCGATAGACTACGACGACCACGTCAAGACGCTCGCGCTCGCCATGGCGACCTCAAGAAAGGCGCCGCGTGCGCTGGTCGGCGCGCTGAGGCTCTTGATATCGCGCGGTGCGGGCGGGCCTTCGACGTAG
- a CDS encoding HD domain-containing protein, with protein MQYKKAVRDPVHGFIKLTEEEVKLIDGEPIIQRLRYVKQLGFVYLVYPAATHTRFDHSLGVMHVATLIGERVMQQIGETDPRLLKHLRVSALLHDLGHLPFSHSFEALSRDLLHMAIKNKCVDVDLALFDRGKPHEATTRLLVDRLAPKLSELGYDPDIVKSLLFERGGKLKLFSNILSGSFDADRLDYIMRDMFFTGAAVGTSFTHIDLERVVENLEVVEGRFQFNEKARVNLEGYLITRYNLYRHVYLHHKTVLFTEIARNILADNIYKCAEGSGDGEICEYLCDLARFAAGQVDGENVWKATDDYFTSVMVRDRRFRDLLSRKPPEYATLWKREKDFLEVFKDPTRINEAVDRLGPLHWAVMDEVKKKLVERLNVELGEAAGGCRLSPDDLIISYVSFDPYAEDLYISTSMGPLPLSRISPLAEAVNEAWRRAPHIFVYIKKSAVERCGEDVVAVLKSVLEPLMDLAVRRISA; from the coding sequence GTGCAGTACAAGAAGGCGGTTAGGGATCCAGTACACGGCTTCATCAAGCTCACAGAGGAGGAGGTCAAGCTCATCGACGGCGAGCCGATCATACAGAGGCTCCGCTACGTCAAACAGCTCGGTTTCGTCTACCTGGTCTACCCCGCGGCGACCCACACGCGCTTCGACCACAGCCTAGGCGTCATGCACGTGGCCACCCTCATAGGGGAAAGGGTCATGCAACAGATCGGCGAGACGGACCCACGGCTTCTCAAACACCTGAGGGTCTCCGCACTGCTACACGATCTGGGCCATCTGCCCTTCTCCCACTCGTTCGAGGCGCTTTCGAGAGATCTGCTCCACATGGCGATCAAAAACAAGTGCGTCGACGTGGACCTCGCCCTATTCGACAGGGGAAAGCCGCATGAGGCCACCACAAGATTGCTCGTAGATAGGCTGGCGCCCAAGCTTTCCGAGCTGGGCTACGATCCCGACATAGTCAAGTCTCTTCTATTCGAGAGGGGGGGCAAGCTCAAGCTCTTCAGCAACATCCTCTCCGGATCTTTCGACGCTGATAGGCTCGACTACATAATGCGCGATATGTTCTTCACCGGGGCCGCCGTCGGCACGAGCTTCACCCACATCGATCTCGAGAGAGTCGTGGAGAACTTAGAGGTCGTGGAGGGGAGGTTCCAGTTCAACGAAAAGGCGAGGGTCAACCTAGAGGGGTATCTGATAACCCGCTACAACCTATACAGGCATGTCTACCTCCATCACAAGACTGTGTTGTTTACAGAAATAGCCCGCAATATACTCGCGGACAACATATACAAATGCGCCGAGGGTTCCGGCGATGGGGAAATCTGCGAATACTTATGCGACCTAGCCAGATTTGCGGCAGGTCAAGTCGATGGGGAAAACGTCTGGAAGGCGACCGACGACTACTTCACGTCTGTGATGGTGAGGGATAGGAGATTTAGGGATTTACTGTCCCGCAAACCGCCCGAGTACGCGACGTTGTGGAAGAGGGAGAAGGATTTCCTCGAGGTGTTCAAGGACCCGACCCGTATCAACGAGGCGGTGGATAGGCTGGGGCCCCTCCACTGGGCGGTCATGGACGAGGTGAAGAAGAAGCTCGTGGAGCGCCTGAACGTGGAGCTAGGCGAGGCGGCCGGCGGTTGTAGGCTGTCGCCGGACGACCTCATAATCTCCTACGTCAGTTTCGACCCATACGCCGAGGATCTCTACATATCGACGTCCATGGGCCCGCTACCGCTTTCCAGAATTTCGCCGCTTGCGGAGGCTGTCAACGAGGCTTGGAGGAGGGCCCCCCACATATTCGTCTACATCAAGAAGAGCGCCGTGGAGAGGTGCGGCGAGGACGTTGTAGCTGTGCTCAAGTCGGTATTAGAGCCCCTTATGGATCTCGCGGTGAGGAGGATCTCAGCCTAG
- a CDS encoding class I SAM-dependent methyltransferase, translating into MLSKWQIEDLLRGKSEVSFDLEISRTRVIYGGNGTASFEYGPNVYEISLDELPEISEESCEVYALIDGSWRELSIAGARFYKLCVFGRGWAPTLMIDGITMHSVLENPLLVTRRKVRFVRGRVFECCTGLGYTAIEATRRGARQVVTVEADPNVLLLASYNPYSRGLFSGGVDLILDDATRFVEALKDAAFDYVIHDPPRLSHATQVLYSEGLYREYARILKPGGGLFHYTGASGSKYRGVSVWRGVAERLRSSGFIVKAVERGFGVYAVRASPRRR; encoded by the coding sequence GTGCTGTCGAAGTGGCAGATAGAGGACCTTCTACGCGGCAAGTCCGAGGTCTCCTTCGATCTTGAAATAAGCAGAACTAGGGTGATCTACGGCGGCAATGGCACCGCCAGCTTCGAGTACGGCCCCAACGTATACGAGATATCGCTGGATGAGCTCCCCGAGATCTCGGAGGAGAGCTGTGAGGTGTATGCGCTGATCGACGGAAGCTGGCGGGAGCTTTCGATCGCCGGCGCCCGCTTCTATAAACTGTGCGTGTTCGGGCGGGGGTGGGCCCCCACCTTGATGATAGACGGCATAACCATGCACAGCGTGTTGGAGAACCCCCTGTTGGTGACCAGACGTAAGGTGCGTTTCGTTAGGGGGAGGGTATTCGAATGTTGCACCGGGCTGGGCTACACGGCGATTGAGGCGACGAGGAGGGGGGCGCGCCAGGTGGTCACAGTGGAGGCCGACCCCAACGTGTTGTTGTTGGCGTCTTACAACCCCTACAGCAGAGGGCTCTTCTCGGGGGGAGTAGATCTGATACTCGACGACGCGACTAGATTCGTCGAGGCGCTGAAAGACGCCGCGTTCGACTACGTAATACACGACCCGCCGAGGCTCAGCCACGCGACCCAGGTCTTGTACTCCGAAGGCCTCTATAGGGAGTACGCGAGGATTCTGAAGCCCGGCGGAGGGCTGTTCCACTACACAGGCGCCTCTGGCTCTAAGTACAGAGGCGTCTCGGTATGGCGAGGCGTAGCCGAAAGGCTTAGGTCCTCCGGCTTTATAGTGAAGGCAGTAGAGAGAGGGTTCGGCGTATATGCCGTGAGGGCTTCCCCACGCCGCCGCTAG
- a CDS encoding M24 family metallopeptidase, giving the protein MRRLLEALKDYDYVVLTKPSNLAYAIGFPDGLALVVDVKTGGTTLYVSRLDYRRALASVAADRVVAFATAEIPPRGPGEELLIAKNLLEKLKETLGGRVASDSREVGEDVSGKILEVRSIKTEEEVGRMRKALEITEEALSSLHRLEGRREREIAAEIYRHMIELGSDGVAFEPIVGSGPHSAWPHYNYGDRRVTYGDVVVIDVGARYRFYCADMTRTYLVGDVPRQLKDAVYAVYEASRAAEKAIRAGVSAREVDLSARKVLEDYGFGQYFIHSTGHGVGVEVHEPPRLSAASDDVLKEGMVVTVEPGVYIPGIGGVRIENMVYVSLSGAVVMNRLPYIV; this is encoded by the coding sequence ATGAGGCGCCTCCTCGAGGCCCTTAAGGACTACGACTACGTGGTGTTGACAAAACCCAGCAATCTCGCCTACGCCATAGGCTTCCCCGACGGCCTGGCTCTAGTGGTCGACGTAAAGACCGGCGGGACCACGCTGTACGTCTCCCGTCTGGATTATAGGAGGGCCCTGGCATCCGTCGCGGCGGATAGAGTCGTCGCCTTCGCGACGGCCGAAATACCGCCGAGAGGCCCGGGCGAGGAGCTCCTTATTGCCAAGAACCTCCTCGAGAAGCTGAAGGAGACGCTGGGAGGACGGGTGGCGTCGGATAGTAGAGAGGTCGGCGAGGACGTATCCGGAAAGATTCTGGAGGTCAGGTCCATCAAGACCGAGGAGGAGGTCGGGAGGATGAGAAAGGCCTTGGAGATAACCGAGGAGGCCCTATCGTCTCTGCATCGTCTGGAGGGACGTAGAGAGCGGGAGATCGCGGCGGAGATATACAGGCACATGATAGAGCTCGGGTCCGACGGCGTGGCGTTCGAGCCCATAGTGGGCTCGGGCCCCCACTCCGCATGGCCCCACTACAACTACGGGGATAGGCGCGTGACGTACGGCGACGTTGTGGTTATCGACGTAGGGGCCAGATATAGGTTCTACTGCGCCGACATGACCAGGACCTACCTAGTAGGCGATGTGCCGAGGCAACTGAAGGATGCGGTGTACGCCGTCTACGAGGCGTCTAGGGCGGCCGAGAAGGCCATTAGGGCAGGCGTGTCGGCGCGGGAGGTAGATCTATCGGCTAGGAAAGTGCTCGAGGACTACGGCTTCGGGCAATATTTCATCCACTCGACAGGCCACGGAGTCGGCGTGGAGGTCCACGAGCCGCCTAGGCTGTCCGCCGCCTCGGACGACGTGTTAAAAGAGGGCATGGTGGTCACCGTGGAGCCCGGCGTCTACATACCCGGCATAGGCGGCGTGAGGATAGAGAATATGGTGTACGTATCTCTGTCGGGCGCCGTGGTCATGAACAGGCTACCCTATATTGTCTAG
- a CDS encoding ASCH domain-containing protein, whose protein sequence is MREEMGPILSFKEKYLERVLSGEKRVTIRLGALRPRFQLVYIACCGMLYGEAVITKVEYLRLRDIGEDVLREEGFGSLEEALSELRGLYPRIDLDDVVSVIRFSLIRRYEKPISINAIKRT, encoded by the coding sequence GTGCGGGAGGAGATGGGGCCGATTTTGAGCTTCAAGGAGAAATATCTGGAGAGGGTGTTGAGCGGGGAGAAGCGCGTGACTATCAGGCTAGGCGCCTTGAGACCTCGCTTCCAGTTAGTGTACATAGCGTGTTGCGGCATGCTCTACGGCGAGGCTGTAATAACTAAGGTGGAGTACCTAAGGCTGAGGGATATCGGCGAAGACGTGTTGAGGGAGGAGGGCTTCGGGAGCCTGGAGGAGGCCTTGTCGGAGCTGAGAGGCCTATATCCGAGGATCGACCTAGACGACGTGGTCTCGGTAATACGTTTTTCGTTGATCAGGCGCTACGAGAAGCCAATATCTATAAACGCGATAAAGAGGACATGA
- a CDS encoding helix-turn-helix transcriptional regulator, with product MLGYLLLALELALLVFAMYTGRRRVLKALNNSSNGEDVEGPADVDEQIIKYLRSRGGLAYQGDIVKDLDLPKSTVHKAIRRLAERGLVEVRRQGRINIVTLREPAQQQPS from the coding sequence ATGTTAGGCTATCTGCTGTTGGCGTTGGAACTCGCCCTCCTAGTCTTTGCGATGTACACCGGGCGGAGGCGCGTCTTAAAGGCGCTCAACAACTCGTCGAATGGAGAAGATGTAGAGGGCCCGGCCGACGTCGATGAGCAGATAATCAAGTACTTAAGGAGCCGCGGCGGCTTGGCCTACCAAGGAGATATAGTGAAGGACCTAGATCTGCCCAAAAGCACGGTGCATAAGGCTATTAGGAGGCTCGCCGAGAGAGGCCTCGTAGAGGTGAGGCGGCAGGGCCGGATCAATATAGTCACGCTTAGAGAGCCGGCCCAACAACAGCCCTCCTAG
- a CDS encoding ATP-grasp domain-containing protein — translation MEVLVVAESSIPDEPTRDVLLELKKRGISSRYAPIQRLSVRMSQDGVFVETRRGPIRPDVVVIRGIGFLLDANTMIRRVTTLEILEEEGATAINPVRGLMASRDKLMSLYILRKAKIPVPPTVVTEDLFYAYNATKALETVVVKPIQGSRGFGAMLFSDPDLAFQVMRTLLISHNPLYIQKYVEKPNRDIRVIVVDGRAIGCMYRISTMWKTNIAQGARAEPCALNPELEDIAVRATKALGLVYAGIDVGEAKDGYVVFEVNASPDWRGFKSSTGINPAQYIVEYIASLKK, via the coding sequence GTGGAGGTGCTCGTAGTCGCCGAGTCGTCAATACCAGACGAGCCTACTAGGGACGTCCTGCTGGAGCTAAAGAAGAGGGGGATCAGCAGTAGGTACGCGCCGATCCAAAGGCTGTCGGTCAGGATGTCCCAAGACGGCGTCTTCGTGGAGACGCGGAGAGGCCCGATAAGGCCCGACGTGGTGGTCATCCGAGGCATCGGCTTCCTCCTGGACGCCAACACTATGATAAGGCGGGTCACCACGCTCGAGATCTTGGAGGAGGAGGGCGCCACAGCTATAAACCCCGTCCGCGGCCTTATGGCCTCCAGAGACAAGCTGATGAGCCTCTACATACTTAGAAAGGCAAAGATACCGGTGCCTCCCACCGTAGTCACGGAGGATCTCTTCTACGCGTACAACGCAACTAAGGCCCTCGAGACCGTGGTAGTCAAGCCCATACAGGGCAGTAGGGGCTTCGGCGCAATGCTCTTCTCAGATCCCGATCTGGCTTTCCAGGTCATGAGAACCCTCTTGATATCTCACAACCCGCTTTATATCCAGAAATATGTCGAGAAGCCCAACAGAGACATACGCGTTATAGTGGTCGACGGCAGGGCCATCGGCTGTATGTACAGGATCTCCACCATGTGGAAGACCAATATTGCTCAGGGCGCGAGGGCGGAGCCCTGCGCCTTGAACCCGGAGCTCGAGGATATAGCTGTGAGGGCCACCAAGGCCCTCGGCCTCGTCTACGCCGGCATCGACGTAGGCGAGGCCAAGGACGGATACGTGGTGTTTGAGGTCAACGCCTCCCCCGACTGGAGAGGCTTCAAGTCCAGCACAGGCATAAACCCGGCCCAGTATATAGTTGAATATATCGCCTCGCTCAAGAAATGA
- the udg gene encoding type-4 uracil-DNA glycosylase translates to MDDKLLEIAERIRGCTRCRLHETRRLAVPGEGRAEKGIMIVGEAPGEKEDEEGRPFVGPAGRLLTSILTRYGIDRGRDVFITNVVKCRPPGNREPLEDEIAACTPYLVEQIAAIRPRLIVALGVHSARTLMSFAGRRVAKITDVRGKCFKVRIAGVETTLCVTYHPAAALYNPRLRTTLEEDLRRFLGGSEGGLLKYI, encoded by the coding sequence GTGGACGACAAGTTGCTGGAGATAGCCGAGCGGATACGCGGATGTACCAGATGCAGACTTCACGAGACCAGGCGGCTGGCGGTTCCGGGGGAGGGGAGGGCCGAGAAGGGCATCATGATAGTGGGCGAGGCTCCTGGCGAGAAGGAGGACGAGGAGGGCAGGCCCTTCGTGGGGCCTGCTGGCAGGCTCTTGACAAGTATATTGACTAGATACGGCATAGATAGAGGGCGCGACGTCTTCATAACCAACGTAGTCAAGTGCCGGCCCCCGGGCAATAGGGAGCCTCTGGAGGACGAGATAGCCGCGTGCACGCCGTACTTGGTGGAGCAGATCGCGGCGATTAGGCCACGGCTAATAGTCGCCCTCGGCGTGCACAGCGCCAGGACGTTGATGTCCTTCGCCGGCCGTAGAGTAGCCAAGATCACCGACGTGAGGGGGAAGTGCTTCAAGGTCCGCATAGCCGGCGTCGAGACCACTCTATGCGTAACGTATCACCCGGCCGCCGCGCTTTACAACCCAAGGCTGAGGACCACCCTCGAGGAAGACTTGAGAAGATTCCTCGGCGGTAGCGAGGGAGGCCTTTTAAAATACATATAG
- a CDS encoding DUF2070 family protein, translating to MKRTFEEVYSNVFNEAPSILSYILFTVILITIIIKRNALYIISFLLFYLFFFFVGRRLWTRAGVFKVTSFALGLGALFDLILEKPPLHYLLISSVVASSMSMSLRCKDRVYLVPMVLTPLYYLYLHDYALATVAAAYAVSMPLLKRYLAGRIKGGDALCMLNSFLYSSVSAEGMFDHVFKPLGVRDRGKIHLYLIEGGRRHLIVVSDFHPGPFRNVGGGILVEKLVARGLRSGYDVVFIHGVGSHERDPVSSDDVEKIVGEIFRVASSMRAEDALRGVRPQRLEVGDVRLTTYSLGVGPPLAIISRVSSASDDVPLDVAQKVDAKGYVIVDAQNKFDGPLKWSDEDVSSLQKALDIVAKPESCREFKVGIGRADSSLVDPLRLELGAGGVAAVVAECDGQKSLLLIFDGNNMDGSFYRELQDRFGKAYALVEAITTDTHASTGMGVGGSGYRVVGSGIRREELFRLVNKAVAAAESSLGAKRVAYREVEVEADVFGPNFAKIRSVVESYKRLGVLMVAYLILAPLLFASLL from the coding sequence ATGAAGAGAACGTTCGAGGAAGTATACAGCAATGTCTTCAATGAGGCGCCAAGTATACTGTCATATATTTTATTTACAGTTATATTAATTACTATTATTATTAAAAGAAATGCATTATATATAATATCATTTTTACTATTTTACCTATTTTTCTTTTTTGTCGGACGCCGCCTGTGGACGCGGGCCGGCGTGTTCAAGGTCACCTCGTTCGCCCTGGGCCTCGGCGCTCTGTTTGATCTAATCCTCGAAAAGCCGCCTCTGCATTATCTACTCATCTCTTCCGTCGTGGCCTCTTCCATGTCTATGTCTCTGCGTTGCAAAGATAGAGTATATCTAGTGCCCATGGTACTGACGCCTCTATACTACCTTTACCTGCACGACTACGCGCTAGCCACAGTTGCCGCGGCCTACGCCGTGTCTATGCCCTTGTTGAAGAGATATCTAGCGGGTAGAATTAAAGGCGGCGATGCGCTGTGCATGTTGAACAGCTTTCTTTACTCCTCGGTCTCCGCCGAGGGCATGTTCGACCACGTCTTCAAGCCTCTGGGAGTTAGAGACCGCGGAAAAATCCATCTATATCTCATAGAGGGCGGGAGGAGGCATTTGATAGTCGTCTCCGACTTTCATCCCGGGCCCTTTAGGAATGTCGGAGGAGGTATCCTTGTGGAGAAGCTGGTGGCTAGGGGGCTCAGAAGCGGCTACGATGTGGTGTTTATTCACGGCGTCGGTAGCCACGAGCGGGACCCCGTATCGTCGGATGACGTCGAGAAGATAGTCGGCGAGATATTTAGGGTAGCCTCCTCGATGCGGGCGGAGGACGCGTTAAGGGGCGTGAGGCCTCAGAGGCTGGAAGTCGGCGATGTGAGGCTGACTACCTACTCGCTGGGCGTCGGCCCGCCGTTGGCGATAATATCTAGAGTTAGCTCGGCCTCCGACGACGTGCCGCTGGACGTGGCGCAGAAGGTGGACGCAAAGGGCTATGTTATCGTAGACGCCCAGAACAAGTTCGACGGTCCCCTCAAATGGAGCGACGAGGATGTGTCGTCTCTCCAGAAGGCGCTTGATATTGTTGCGAAGCCCGAGAGTTGCCGAGAATTCAAGGTAGGTATAGGCAGGGCCGACTCCTCGCTTGTGGACCCGCTAAGGCTTGAGTTAGGAGCGGGCGGAGTCGCCGCAGTGGTCGCCGAGTGCGACGGGCAGAAGAGCCTTCTGCTGATATTCGACGGAAACAACATGGACGGCTCGTTCTATAGGGAACTACAGGACAGATTCGGCAAAGCCTACGCTCTCGTCGAGGCGATTACTACGGATACGCACGCGTCGACCGGCATGGGCGTAGGCGGGAGCGGCTACAGAGTGGTCGGCTCTGGCATAAGGCGCGAGGAGCTCTTCAGGCTAGTCAACAAGGCCGTCGCCGCCGCCGAGAGCTCTCTCGGGGCTAAGAGAGTGGCCTATAGAGAGGTAGAGGTCGAGGCGGACGTGTTCGGGCCTAATTTCGCCAAAATAAGAAGCGTCGTGGAGAGCTACAAGAGGCTGGGCGTGTTGATGGTGGCCTATTTAATATTGGCCCCTCTATTGTTTGCCTCGCTCCTTTAA
- a CDS encoding DUF2153 family protein, whose protein sequence is MSDVPASEPIMDYLESMMERLEQWVKEQRRIVNDLEAHGKVMEAADRLTLLYSAQAMLGYIGRVLKDFESWLNNPLVTAIMPLDMLRRLEGMLREVAVKFIQVDIDHTSEYRDLLAKYAKEGRVPEVMTLYIMQRGGQGQGEGGERRRGGQETPRFF, encoded by the coding sequence ATGTCGGATGTACCGGCCTCAGAGCCGATAATGGACTACCTGGAGAGCATGATGGAGCGGCTGGAGCAGTGGGTCAAGGAGCAGAGACGGATAGTGAACGATCTGGAAGCCCACGGCAAGGTCATGGAGGCTGCTGATAGGCTGACTCTGCTCTACTCGGCCCAGGCCATGCTGGGGTACATAGGCCGCGTGCTGAAGGACTTCGAGTCGTGGCTGAACAACCCCCTCGTGACCGCGATAATGCCGCTGGACATGCTCAGGCGCCTAGAGGGCATGTTGCGCGAAGTTGCCGTGAAGTTCATACAAGTAGATATAGACCACACGTCGGAGTACCGCGATCTGTTGGCCAAATACGCTAAGGAGGGCAGAGTCCCCGAGGTCATGACCCTATACATAATGCAGAGGGGCGGGCAAGGACAGGGCGAGGGCGGAGAGAGGAGGAGAGGAGGGCAGGAGACTCCTAGGTTCTTCTGA